In the Lysinibacillus sp. PLM2 genome, one interval contains:
- the fabG_4 gene encoding beta-ketoacyl-ACP reductase translates to MGHFDEIKGKKILITGGSKGIGKDIAIAFAKLGADVMISGRNAKDLEGTTNKLKEFNLNSFYEVADMQKVDDIYRMVDNTVATLGGIDVLINNAGVNIPKSALEVTEEDWDRVLDTNLKGAFFCSQRAGKYMLEQGYGKIINIASQMAFVGYIDRSAYCSSKGGMVQLTKALAIEWAKENIKVNAVAPTFIETDLTKKMFNNKEFYEDVLKRIPLGKLSQPSDVTGAVVFLASDLSNYITGETIKVDGGWTAI, encoded by the coding sequence ATGGGACACTTTGATGAGATAAAGGGGAAAAAAATCCTAATTACGGGTGGAAGTAAAGGAATTGGAAAAGATATTGCTATAGCCTTTGCGAAATTAGGGGCAGATGTCATGATATCAGGAAGAAATGCCAAGGATTTAGAAGGTACAACGAATAAGTTGAAGGAGTTTAATCTAAATTCATTTTATGAAGTTGCGGATATGCAAAAAGTAGATGATATTTATCGGATGGTAGATAACACTGTTGCTACTTTAGGTGGGATTGATGTATTAATAAATAATGCGGGAGTAAATATTCCGAAGTCTGCACTAGAAGTAACCGAAGAGGATTGGGACCGGGTATTAGATACTAATTTAAAAGGGGCGTTTTTCTGTTCACAAAGAGCTGGCAAATATATGTTAGAACAAGGCTATGGTAAAATCATAAACATAGCTTCTCAAATGGCCTTTGTTGGATATATAGATCGGTCTGCCTATTGTTCAAGTAAAGGTGGAATGGTTCAGTTAACAAAAGCACTTGCTATTGAATGGGCTAAAGAAAACATAAAAGTAAATGCAGTAGCCCCAACATTTATTGAGACGGACTTAACGAAAAAGATGTTTAATAATAAAGAATTTTACGAGGATGTACTTAAACGAATTCCATTAGGTAAACTATCGCAACCGTCTGATGTAACAGGTGCAGTAGTGTTTCTTGCTTCTGACCTATCAAATTATATTACAGGTGAGACAATTAAAGTTGATGGTGGTTGGACAGCAATTTAA
- a CDS encoding dicarboxylate:amino acid:cation symporter DAACS family protein yields MKKIGLLTQILIAFILAIILGAIVGPGIEIVKPLGDLFLRLIKFIMVPLVLASLVVGIAGTGDIKRIGKMGGITFVYYLATTAVAVTIGLILANIFKPGSGLNLSLSSVEQAEPTTTPGVVETLLNIIPTNPFASLVEGNMLQIIFFALFLGITIATLGEKTKTVYNFFDQLAEIMYKITGIVMKVAPIGVFGLIAPTVGQYGVSVLLPLIKLILIVYVGCIIHALLVYSFSVKSFAKMSPIKFFKGIAPASLVSFSTSSSAGTLPITIKNTEENLGVSKKVSSFVLPLGATINMDGTALYQGVCVLFIAQFMGVELSIMQQLIIVLTATLASIGTAGVPGAGLVMLTMVTTAVGLPLEAVALVAGIDRILDMMRTSLNVTGDASAAVVVNAIVEKNQKDD; encoded by the coding sequence ATGAAAAAAATAGGTCTGCTTACGCAAATTTTAATAGCATTTATTCTTGCTATTATTTTAGGTGCTATTGTTGGGCCGGGTATTGAAATCGTTAAACCACTTGGGGATTTATTTTTACGACTAATTAAATTTATAATGGTACCTTTAGTTCTTGCATCTTTAGTTGTAGGAATTGCTGGAACGGGTGATATTAAACGCATTGGAAAAATGGGTGGCATTACTTTTGTTTATTATCTTGCAACAACAGCAGTGGCTGTAACAATCGGACTTATTCTTGCAAACATCTTCAAACCTGGATCGGGTCTAAATTTATCTTTATCATCAGTTGAACAAGCTGAACCAACAACTACTCCAGGAGTAGTTGAAACATTATTAAATATCATCCCAACAAATCCTTTTGCTTCTTTGGTAGAGGGAAATATGCTCCAAATTATCTTCTTTGCTTTATTCCTTGGTATTACTATTGCAACTCTCGGAGAGAAAACAAAAACTGTTTATAATTTCTTCGATCAACTAGCTGAAATTATGTATAAAATTACAGGTATAGTGATGAAGGTTGCTCCTATTGGTGTATTTGGACTTATCGCACCAACAGTTGGACAGTATGGAGTTTCTGTACTTCTCCCATTGATAAAATTAATACTAATTGTCTATGTGGGATGTATCATTCATGCATTACTAGTTTATTCATTTTCGGTTAAGTCTTTTGCAAAAATGAGCCCAATTAAATTTTTCAAAGGGATTGCTCCAGCAAGCTTAGTATCATTTAGTACGTCGAGTAGTGCTGGGACCTTACCAATTACAATTAAAAATACTGAAGAGAACTTAGGGGTTTCAAAGAAAGTGAGTAGCTTTGTTCTTCCTTTGGGTGCAACGATAAACATGGATGGAACAGCATTGTATCAAGGTGTGTGTGTATTATTTATCGCTCAATTTATGGGAGTAGAACTCTCTATTATGCAGCAATTAATCATTGTATTAACAGCAACGCTTGCCTCAATTGGAACAGCAGGTGTCCCTGGTGCTGGATTAGTCATGCTTACAATGGTAACAACTGCAGTTGGTTTACCGCTTGAAGCAGTTGCACTTGTTGCAGGTATTGATCGAATCTTAGATATGATGCGTACATCTTTAAATGTAACTGGAGATGCTTCTGCTGCAGTTGTAGTAAATGCTATAGTAGAGAAAAATCAGAAAGATGATTAA
- the nfrA2 gene encoding FMN reductase [NAD(P)H]: protein MNEVIKLLGNHRSIREYDTRDINEEQIEIIMKSAMAAPNWTNGQQVSVIAVRDSEKKVELAKAAGNQKWVEEAPVFLVFCIDFYRAKLASEKNGKEFRIVEDIEAIIVGSTDVGIALGTTVAAAESMGIGIVPIGGIRKNPQEVIDLLELPEFVYPVVGLAMGYPTKAIPSQKPRLPLEATYHREKYNAEVQMEAINQYDKTISSYMSERTNGQDSSDWSSKVAHFNESRFDPYAKVTGPTLKKQGFHFK from the coding sequence ATGAATGAAGTGATAAAGTTATTAGGAAATCATCGGTCAATAAGGGAATATGATACGAGAGATATTAATGAAGAACAAATAGAAATAATTATGAAATCCGCAATGGCAGCCCCGAATTGGACAAATGGGCAACAAGTGAGTGTAATTGCAGTCAGAGATTCCGAAAAGAAAGTGGAATTGGCAAAGGCTGCAGGAAATCAAAAATGGGTTGAGGAAGCACCAGTTTTTCTTGTATTTTGTATCGATTTTTATCGAGCAAAACTTGCATCTGAAAAAAATGGTAAAGAGTTTCGAATTGTCGAGGACATTGAGGCTATTATAGTTGGATCAACTGATGTGGGTATTGCTTTAGGTACTACTGTAGCAGCCGCTGAATCAATGGGTATCGGAATAGTACCAATCGGTGGGATTAGAAAAAATCCACAAGAAGTTATCGATTTATTAGAGCTACCAGAATTTGTTTATCCTGTGGTAGGGTTAGCAATGGGTTATCCAACAAAAGCCATCCCTAGTCAAAAACCAAGACTACCACTTGAAGCAACTTATCATAGAGAAAAATATAATGCAGAAGTACAAATGGAAGCGATTAATCAATACGATAAAACAATTTCATCCTATATGTCTGAACGAACTAATGGGCAAGATTCAAGTGATTGGTCGAGTAAAGTGGCACATTTCAATGAAAGTAGATTCGATCCCTATGCTAAGGTGACTGGTCCTACACTTAAAAAGCAAGGTTTTCATTTTAAATAA
- the recQ gene encoding ATP-dependent DNA helicase RecQ, protein MLNEARNILKQYFGYPNFRDGQSDIIQNILNQKNTLGILPTGGGKSICFQIPALVFQGTTIVISPLISLMKDQVDALLSSDIPATFINSSLNQREINDRLTQIRQGEYKLVYVAPERFDSDYFIDVLNSIHIPLIAFDEAHCISQWGHDFRPSYRSIVSTLNKLNQNPIIVALTATATPNVADDIRSLLHIHSDDSFKTGFARENLSFHVIKGSNKRDFIVNYLRNHRNESGIIYTSSRKETDGLYNYLKMQGYSVSKYHAGLSEEERKQAQEQFVYDETQIMIATNAFGMGIDKHNVRFIIHYNLPKNLEAYYQEAGRAGRDGEESACYLLFSKQDIQLQKFLIEQSTFDMEKRDQEYHKLNQMVLYCHTEECLQSYIIRYFDQNETEMKCEKCSNCKDTREKVDITLEAQMIFSCCKRMEERFGVTLIAQVLKGSAQKRIRELGFNQLTTYGLLRSQTEKEITDTINYLLTEDYLFLTDGKYPVVRLTEKCIPVLKGEQRVWMKKDVTPIIETTDSNESEELFEILRALRKQIATNENVPPFVIFADTTLKEMCRYFPIDEESMLRIKGVGQNKFAKYGEAFIEKIKEFVSANKIEALEMPPSIDSSTVDKPNDKQSHIISFEMYTKGMSIDEIAKERKSSKITVQNHIIRSAEEGHEVAWAEIFDEETELRVLNAIQEIDSAKLKPIWEALNGEVDYFTIRAVICKNQT, encoded by the coding sequence GTGTTAAACGAAGCAAGAAACATATTAAAACAATATTTTGGATATCCCAATTTTAGAGACGGACAATCAGACATTATCCAAAACATTTTAAATCAAAAAAACACACTTGGAATTTTACCTACAGGTGGTGGAAAATCCATCTGCTTTCAAATACCTGCACTTGTGTTTCAAGGAACAACAATTGTGATTTCTCCACTTATTTCTCTCATGAAGGATCAGGTTGATGCTCTTTTATCCTCTGATATTCCAGCTACTTTTATAAATAGTTCACTTAATCAAAGAGAAATAAATGATCGATTGACGCAAATTAGACAAGGAGAATATAAGCTTGTTTATGTTGCACCTGAACGATTCGATTCTGATTATTTTATAGACGTCTTGAATTCTATCCATATTCCATTAATCGCTTTTGATGAAGCACATTGTATTAGCCAATGGGGACATGATTTCAGACCAAGCTATCGGTCTATCGTTTCTACATTAAATAAATTAAACCAAAATCCTATTATTGTAGCTTTGACGGCAACTGCCACACCAAATGTAGCTGATGATATTCGGTCATTATTACATATACATTCCGACGATTCTTTTAAAACTGGCTTTGCCCGTGAAAATTTATCGTTCCATGTGATTAAAGGGTCTAACAAAAGAGACTTTATCGTTAATTATTTAAGAAATCATAGAAATGAGTCGGGTATTATTTATACTTCAAGCAGAAAAGAAACAGATGGTCTCTACAACTATCTCAAAATGCAAGGATATTCCGTTTCAAAATACCATGCAGGTCTTTCTGAAGAAGAGCGTAAGCAAGCACAGGAACAATTTGTATATGATGAAACCCAAATCATGATTGCGACCAATGCCTTTGGAATGGGTATCGATAAACACAATGTAAGATTTATTATCCATTATAATTTGCCAAAAAATCTTGAAGCCTATTATCAAGAGGCAGGTCGCGCAGGTCGTGACGGTGAAGAAAGTGCATGCTATCTTTTGTTTTCCAAACAAGATATCCAGCTACAAAAATTCCTTATTGAACAGTCCACTTTTGATATGGAAAAACGTGATCAGGAATATCACAAGCTCAATCAAATGGTTCTCTATTGCCATACAGAAGAGTGTCTTCAATCTTATATCATTCGTTATTTCGATCAAAACGAAACCGAAATGAAATGTGAAAAATGTAGCAACTGTAAAGATACACGTGAAAAGGTAGATATCACTCTTGAAGCCCAAATGATTTTCTCTTGCTGTAAACGAATGGAAGAGCGCTTTGGTGTGACATTGATTGCGCAAGTATTGAAAGGTTCCGCTCAAAAAAGAATCCGCGAACTAGGTTTTAATCAATTAACTACCTATGGATTACTGCGTTCACAAACAGAAAAAGAAATTACTGATACGATTAATTACTTATTAACTGAAGATTACTTATTTTTAACGGATGGAAAATATCCTGTTGTTAGGCTTACTGAGAAATGCATACCTGTTTTAAAGGGTGAACAAAGGGTTTGGATGAAAAAGGATGTCACTCCTATCATTGAAACTACTGATAGCAATGAAAGTGAAGAGTTATTCGAAATCTTACGAGCTTTAAGAAAGCAAATAGCTACAAATGAAAATGTCCCACCATTCGTTATCTTTGCAGATACAACATTAAAGGAAATGTGTCGCTACTTCCCAATTGATGAAGAATCAATGCTGAGAATAAAAGGCGTGGGTCAAAATAAATTTGCCAAGTACGGAGAAGCATTTATAGAAAAGATTAAAGAGTTTGTTTCGGCTAACAAAATAGAAGCTTTAGAAATGCCACCATCTATAGATAGCTCGACAGTTGATAAACCAAATGATAAACAAAGTCACATTATTTCATTTGAAATGTATACAAAAGGAATGAGCATCGATGAAATTGCTAAAGAACGGAAATCTTCTAAAATAACTGTCCAAAATCATATTATCCGAAGTGCTGAAGAAGGTCATGAAGTTGCATGGGCTGAAATATTTGATGAGGAAACTGAACTAAGAGTTTTAAATGCCATTCAAGAAATAGACAGCGCTAAGCTTAAACCCATTTGGGAAGCATTAAATGGTGAAGTTGATTATTTTACTATTCGAGCAGTAATCTGTAAAAATCAAACTTAA
- a CDS encoding AI-2E family transporter, whose amino-acid sequence MGWLRDRVNLKWMIILVIIGLLFFFKNALNFLLLTFIFTYLAYTIFVKVLHILPSKLKRPKLLALVMYSVIVAVVGLIIYLYLPSAIHQLTAIINQSSSFSLEPYSYMIPDQIYGFIQNLDMEGILEDIGANILHATAHVSTFLLEAFIALLLSFFFILEIDKIKAFSRSFKTSETEKIFDQVVKFGNSFLNTFGLAIKVQIMISLVNTVLSVIGLIILGFPNILGLAIMIFFLGLMPVIGVTISLVPLSIIAFQIGGLYYVFYVFAMILIIHAIESYILNPKLYSITMKLPIFFTFMVLMVSELLFGAWGLVIGIPLFVFIVEVIKGESNTQSPFQMSEK is encoded by the coding sequence GTGGGCTGGTTAAGAGATAGGGTAAACTTAAAATGGATGATCATCTTAGTTATTATTGGTCTTTTGTTCTTTTTTAAAAATGCATTAAATTTTTTATTGTTAACATTTATTTTTACATACTTAGCATATACGATATTTGTGAAAGTTTTACATATTTTACCTTCAAAGTTAAAGCGGCCAAAGCTTCTAGCGTTGGTAATGTATAGCGTGATTGTCGCAGTTGTTGGACTTATAATTTATCTTTACCTTCCTTCAGCAATTCATCAGTTAACAGCAATAATTAACCAAAGCTCGTCCTTTAGTTTAGAACCGTATAGTTATATGATTCCAGATCAAATTTATGGATTTATACAAAACCTCGATATGGAAGGAATATTAGAGGATATTGGTGCCAATATATTACACGCAACAGCTCATGTGAGTACATTTTTATTAGAAGCTTTCATAGCGTTGTTGTTAAGTTTCTTCTTTATTTTAGAAATTGATAAAATTAAAGCTTTCTCAAGATCTTTTAAAACGAGTGAAACAGAAAAGATTTTTGATCAAGTAGTTAAATTTGGGAACAGTTTTTTAAACACCTTTGGGTTGGCTATTAAAGTTCAAATTATGATTTCCCTTGTGAATACTGTATTGTCTGTTATTGGGTTGATCATATTAGGATTTCCAAATATTTTAGGATTAGCCATTATGATCTTTTTCTTAGGATTAATGCCTGTTATAGGTGTAACAATATCCTTAGTTCCACTTTCTATTATTGCTTTTCAAATTGGTGGGTTATATTATGTGTTCTACGTATTTGCGATGATTTTAATCATTCATGCTATTGAGTCTTATATTTTAAACCCTAAGCTATACTCCATTACGATGAAATTACCAATTTTCTTTACATTCATGGTTTTAATGGTTAGCGAACTATTATTTGGTGCATGGGGATTAGTAATAGGTATTCCTTTATTTGTGTTTATAGTTGAAGTGATAAAAGGAGAATCAAATACTCAATCACCCTTTCAAATGAGTGAAAAATAG